The Actinomycetes bacterium nucleotide sequence GAAAGGAAGTCGGCCACGCGATTGATGAGGCCTCGCTGGCGCGAGACGATCCGGGTCGAGTCCTCGTGCACGTCGGCATCCTGGAGCACCGGCTCGGGGAGCGTCACGGTGATCGTGGTGCCATCCGCCGAGGTCGTCACGGACTGGTCGGTGAGCCCGGAGAAGTCCACCGTGGCACGGACGGTGCCCGCCACCATGGCCACGGTCCGTTCGCCGCCGATGGCGTCGGGCAACCATTTCGTGTCCTGTTCGATGTCGACGTCCTGGACGAACTCGGCCTCGGCCGCGGTGAACTCGTTGAGAACGCGGATCTGTTCGACCACGGTCGGCCCCGACCGGTCG carries:
- a CDS encoding DUF4230 domain-containing protein — protein: MARLAKSPRRAPGVVLGAFMAVAIMAIGAAVTLAFLNPFGTETVDRSGPTVVEQIRVLNEFTAAEAEFVQDVDIEQDTKWLPDAIGGERTVAMVAGTVRATVDFSGLTDQSVTTSADGTTITVTLPEPVLQDADVHEDSTRIVSRQRGLINRVADFLSTNPYDDGGLYRAAERKLNDAAAAADMHTTAQENTEAWVEGFLGAAGFEEVVVNWSTAPV